The stretch of DNA CTACTTACGGCGTGAGCACTACCTGGAGCCTCTCAGAGCCCTACAATGCTTATGAGTGGTTTCCCTGCAAGCAGGTGCTCACTGATAAGGCTGATTCTTCGGAAGTGTGGGTAACTACCTCGGCCATTAATAAGGTGGGCTCCAATGGGCTTCTGCAGGCCGTAACTCCCCAGCCCAACGGCAAAGTACGCTACGAGTGGAAATCAAAGTACCCCATTGACTACTACCTGATTTCAGTGGCCGTAGCGCCGTACGTAGAGTATGTAAACTACGCCAATCCAGTAGGAGGTCCCCGCATCCCTATTGTTAACTACCTCTATAACCAGGCGGCGCTTACTACTTACCGCACTGAAATAGACCGTACGCCGGGCTTCATTGAGAACTATTCGCGCTTGGTAGGCCTGTACCCATTTGCCAAAGAAAAGTACGGCCACAGCATGGCGCCCATTGGTACGGGCAGCGGCATGGAGCACCAGACCATGACCACCCAGGGCGGCTTCAACTTCACCCTTACCGCCCACGAGCTATTTCACCAGTGGTTCGGCGACAACGTAACCTGCGGGGCCTGGGAAGATATCTGGCTGAATGAAGGCTTTGCTTCGTACGGGGAGTACATCTCGCTAGGCCAGTTCTCCACGGCTCAGGCGGCGCGGCAGTGGATGGACCAGGCCCATGCCTCCGTCATGACCATTCCCAGCGGAAGCGTATTTGTGTCGGATACTTCGGATGTGAACCGGATTTTCAGCTCCCGCCTGAGCTATAAGAAGGGAGCGGCCCTTATTCACATGCTGCGGTACTTGCTTACTGATGATGAGAAGTTCTTCAGGGCGTTGAAAACCTATCAGACCACTTACGCCGGCCGCACGGCCCGCACCCGCGATCTGCAGCGCATATTTGAGGCAGAAGCCGGCGTGTCGTTGCAGTATTTCTTTGATCAGTGGTTCAGGGGCCAAGGGTACCCCACTTTCGCTGTGCGCTGGAATCAGGTGGGGCAAACAGTTTATCTGCAGTCAACGGAATCGGTTTCTATGCCCACTGTCACGCCATTTTTCAATACGGAGGTAGATTTGCGGCTGGAGTTTACGGATGGCACCTCCCGCACAGTGCGCTTGCGCCAAGATCAGCCCGTGACTGGCCTAGGCCTCACTGAAAGCCGGATACTCAGTAACATTGTGATTGACCCGGACCAGTGGATATTGAACGGGGCCGGCTCGGTAGCCCGAGACAACGGGCTGGTGCTGGCCACCAAGAACGCGGTTACGGTTACTACCTTACACGTGTACCCTAATCCCTGCCTCCACCAATTACGAATTACCGACCTGAAGCTGAGTCGCGCACAGGCGGAGGTGGTTGATGCTACCGGGCGGGTGGTGTTACGCCAGGTAGTTACTGCTCCTGCGCCGGTGCTTGATACCCGCACCTTAGCCCCCGGAATATATCACCTGCGCCTCACCTCACCCGATGGAAGTGTGGCCCGCGCACGTTTTGTCAGAGCTTCTGACTAGGTGTAGCCCAAGACTGTAGCTTTCACACAAAGAGCGGGCTTCCTCATTAGAAGAAGCCCGCTCTTTGATTATGCTCTAGGCTCAAGATTACTTGCGGGCGTATTTCTTGATTAGCTTCTGTACTTCGGGTGGGGCCGGCGGCATATCAAGAATGGCGGCCAGCATTTCGTCAAAGCTGTGGGCCGGGGTAAAAATGTCGTTGGCGAAGGGGTTGCTAAAGAGGCGCAGGAAACCCGGTTGCCCATTTATGCTTACCAGATCAATGGTGATGTTGCCATAAAGCTGGTTGCAACGGCCCGTTTGGGTGCAGTCGCGGGGTTGGGGCTTTAGGAAATGCTTGTAAATAGTTTCTGTATAGGAGGCGTGGTGGACGCTGCGCTGATCGGAGGTGGAAAGGTTGTAGCCAAGCGCCACTACCCGGTCACGCATAAAATCGAAGAGGTGGCGGAAGTTGCCGGGGCCAATGCTGGGATCGTAAAAGAACAAAGCACCCTGCCGGCCTTCTTCGTGGAGCAATTGCACCCGAAAAGTGGCGTTGGGAAGGCCTGCTTTCTGGTAATGATAGGCTTTAAAATAGGGGCCCATCCAGTTCAGATACACTTGCTCCTGCACCCATTGCTGCCGCAGCCGCTCTTCGGCTGCGCTGCGCTGCAGGGGCTGCCAATCAGTGGCAGAAGCCGCAGACCCTGATGAAAAAAGTTTTTTGAGAAAGGGTAACAAGGGCGGGGGAGTTTCAGGAGTAACATATGCCTGCTTAAATAGTTTTCTAGGCAGCTGCAACCGGAGCGCCCCGGATGGGTCCATTTCTGTCTTGCTTAATGAATGAAATCTAGCTTCTGCCATGTCTACAACTCGTGCATCTGCTGTTCTCAAACACCAACTATTGGCGGAGTGTCGCCGCATTCAGGAAGAGAAAGTCCATAATGCCCGGCAGGCCATGCTGGAGGTGCAAGAAAGCGCCCTCGAAGGCGACACGGCCGAGGAAGCTATGGAGTCGTTTCGGGAGGTGTGCCAGCGCCAGCGCGACCTGTTTGCGCGGCAGTTAGATGAGGCTCTTAGTGGCCTACAGGTGTTACGGCGGGTGCCCGAGGTAAAGCCACTACCCAACCAGGCGGGCCTGGGCTCCGTGGTGGTAACAGACTCGCAGCGGTTCTACGTGTCAGTGAGCCTAGGCGAAATAAAGGTGGAGGGGCAGCCGTACTTTGCGCTGTCGGCCTTTTCACCCTTGTACCAGGCCATGGCACAGGCGCACTCCGGCGACACGTTTACGTTCCGGGGCAAATCATATAAAATCAAGGAAATTCTGTAGCCTAGCTAT from Hymenobacter taeanensis encodes:
- a CDS encoding M1 family aminopeptidase produces the protein MSRVFAALATGLLLLGHASLAQLPTYQARPADILGAAEGCAQARISDAGRVAYASLNHRQRMARYDVSFYKLDISLENNSRNVAGAVRIKARSLTSGLDSLAFELYPTLVIDSVVVDGRKSPGWRRAAGDVTAALQQPVGNQVFFNALIYYRGTAPNGNSAAIGNALNSAVAPTYGVSTTWSLSEPYNAYEWFPCKQVLTDKADSSEVWVTTSAINKVGSNGLLQAVTPQPNGKVRYEWKSKYPIDYYLISVAVAPYVEYVNYANPVGGPRIPIVNYLYNQAALTTYRTEIDRTPGFIENYSRLVGLYPFAKEKYGHSMAPIGTGSGMEHQTMTTQGGFNFTLTAHELFHQWFGDNVTCGAWEDIWLNEGFASYGEYISLGQFSTAQAARQWMDQAHASVMTIPSGSVFVSDTSDVNRIFSSRLSYKKGAALIHMLRYLLTDDEKFFRALKTYQTTYAGRTARTRDLQRIFEAEAGVSLQYFFDQWFRGQGYPTFAVRWNQVGQTVYLQSTESVSMPTVTPFFNTEVDLRLEFTDGTSRTVRLRQDQPVTGLGLTESRILSNIVIDPDQWILNGAGSVARDNGLVLATKNAVTVTTLHVYPNPCLHQLRITDLKLSRAQAEVVDATGRVVLRQVVTAPAPVLDTRTLAPGIYHLRLTSPDGSVARARFVRASD